Proteins encoded by one window of Engraulis encrasicolus isolate BLACKSEA-1 chromosome 21, IST_EnEncr_1.0, whole genome shotgun sequence:
- the gal3st3 gene encoding galactose-3-O-sulfotransferase 3, with the protein MLSQKKIFLILVTISTVSLLLHHGVHLNWSLDSLTLGCSSLPLGPWRLSLSSSSISISTASGVKHTSLVFLKTHKTASTTMQNILFRFAERHNLTVALPISGCGHQFCYPQSFSVRNVHPYTRTRPDILTSHTRLNVSEMRRLMPNGTRYITILREPSAMFESLFSYYNTHCGSFKRVPSGSIEEFLRQPQLYYRPEEADSGYARNTLTYDLGGDKDHQPSGDGEYMKRFVQHVDSVFSLVMISEHFDESLVLLRRLLNWEVEDLLYLKLNMRADESRKRLQGTLPAKIRAWNWLDAALYDYFNASLWRQLEELGPACLERELRVMRKAQDWLVRECFGEDTPRVRSPTEIQNKQLRPWQPSKKVAIVGYDFPVTSNTTKEQGGGGDGSAGGAAAAAGGGGGGGDGGRVAKEMCLKMVMPEVNYSELLLRSQFARQQLQRRRATTPRPPAKLQRPKRQRRKI; encoded by the exons atgctgTCTCAGAAGAAGATTTTCCTCATTTTGGTGACCATCAGCACCGTGTCTCTGCTTCTTCACCATGGAGTACATCTAAACTG GTCGCTTGACAGCCTGACGTTGGGCTGCTCGTCGCTGCCGCTGGGCCCCTGGcgcctctcgctctcctcctccagcaTAAGCATCAGCACGGCGTCGGGCGTCAAGCACACCAGCCTGGTCTTCCTGAAGACCCACAAGACGGCCAGCACCACCATGCAGAACATCCTCTTCCGCTTCGCCGAGCGCCATAACCTCACCGTGGCGCTGCCCATCAGCGGCTGCGGCCACCAGTTCTGCTACCCGCAGTCGTTCAGCGTGCGCAACGTGCACCCGTACACGCGCACGCGGCCCGACATCCTGACCAGCCACACGCGGCTCAACGTGAGCGAGATGCGCCGGCTGATGCCCAATGGCACACGCTACATCACCATCCTGCGCGAGCCGTCGGCGATGTTCGAGTCGCTGTTCAGCTACTACAACACGCACTGCGGCAGCTTCAAGCGCGTGCCGAGCGGCTCCATCGAGGAGTTCCTGAGGCAGCCGCAGCTCTACTACCGGCCCGAGGAGGCCGACTCGGGCTACGCGCGCAACACGCTGACCTACGACCTTGGAGGGGACAAGGACCATCAGCCGTCGGGGGACGGCGAGTACATGAAGAG GTTCGTGCAGCACGTGGACAGCGTCTTCTCGCTGGTGATGATCTCCGAGCACTTTGACGAGTCACTGGTGCTGCTCCGTCGGCTGCTGAACTGGGAGGTGGAGGACCTGCTGTACCTGAAGCTCAACATGCGTGCAGACGAGTCCCGCAAGCGGCTGCAAGGGACGCTGCCGGCCAAGATCCGGGCCTGGAACTGGCTGGACGCGGCGCTCTACGACTACTTCAACGCCTCGCTGTGGCGGCAGCTTGAGGAGCTGGGCCCCGCCTGCCTGGAGCGCGAGCTGCGCGTCATGCGCAAG GCCCAGGACTGGCTGGTGCGCGAGTGCTTCGGCGAGGACACGCCGCGGGTGCGCTCCCCGACAGAGATCCAGAACAAGCAGCTGCGACCCTGGCAGCCCAGCAAGAAGGTGGCCATCGTCGGCTACGACTTCCCCGTCACCAGCAACACCACCAAGGagcagggaggtggaggagatgggtcAGCAggaggtgcagcagcagcagcaggaggaggtggtggtggtggtgatgggggaagAGTGGCCAAGGAGATGTGTCTGAAGATGGTCATGCCTGAGGTGAACTACTCGGAGCTGTTGCTGCGGTCGCAGTTCGCGCGGCAGCAGCTGCAGCGACGCAGGGCCACCACCCCGCGGCCCCCCGCCAAACTCCAACGGCCcaaaagacagaggagaaagaTATAA